The Desmodus rotundus isolate HL8 chromosome 2, HLdesRot8A.1, whole genome shotgun sequence region CTTCAACGAGGCACACAAATAACACGACATGGAAAAGCATCACAAACAGTAAAAGTGAATTATGAAGACAAGGATGAAATGAGGGAGGAGGCACAGCCGTCAAGCTGTCTGGCTCCTACAACCAGCGGCAAGCCGACAGAGCCAACCAAGGCCTTACTCACCTGCCAGCATGCTCACCACCGACAGGAGGATCTTCTCCACGCTCTGCACGGGGCTCCACCTCTCGGCGCTGCTCTCGTAGCCCATGGGGTCGTCACCCGGGGCATGGAGGATGGAAATGCAGACTCTGCCATCAGGGTAGACTGCAGGGGCCAGAACACAGCAGGTGAGCAATAACCGGGCCAGTGACACGGCAGGggctcagggcccagggaggaagggagcaggagGTGCCAACACAGCGAACTGTCTGCACAGCTGGGGCACAGCCTGAGCCCCGCCCACATGGTCCTGGGGAGCCTGTGCAGGCACTCAGGGCACTGCTTACCCGGCGGGGCTCTGGGCTGACCTGTCCAGTTCTAGTCATCATGGGAAAACTCACCttcatggtttgttttttttttttaaatattaagagtatcatttttcttcatccactgattacatttaaatagccccctcccccctttcctggGGCCAgtgtatttgactttttttttaatggttgtccaagtaaagttgtctccattttccacccaccctcccaccctctaccccccctttggttttgtccatgcatcctttatatACGTTctttgacgacccttcccctattttcctccatatgtgttttttttttaatatcctatCCAAAAGGGGTAAATGAAAGGTTATCTGGTAGGCACATATTTCACCAAAATATCTCATATAATTAGGATTATTCACAACACCTTTCAGAGTGAGTTTCTTGGATATCCCTAATTCTACCATTTAATCCCTGGAAAATGTATGTTCACATGGCTAGGACAAAAGCAACTGgaattatataaatatcaaaaaaaaaaaaaaaaagacaggcactggcatttctttttaagttattcGAATACAAAAACGATCATCTGTACTCTCTGGACATCAACTATGTCTAAATCTAATCTGTTCCCCAAGAAACAGCATCGTTAATGAGACACCCAAGGCCTGATTAGAGAACAATAAATTTCAGTCCCCAGTATGTTGTCAGTCCTATTAACAATGTTAAAACCatctggtttctttttctcttatacaTACTTGGAGAGATTTTCAGAGGGTTCGACATACGCTCAAATTACCCAGGAATCCATCTGGAGAGACTCAATTGTGAAATTATAAGgctaagtttaatttaaaataaaaatgcatctaATTCACCTTCATGAGAATTTAGAATTGTGATCAGTTCTAAATAGCCTTTCTTTCATACCCGGCCCCTCACTTTTTCCACCATCCCTGTTCCAGTGCTTCCGGCTCTTTGGCTATCCGAACACCACCCCACAAACTCCTGCCAAAGGACACAGCTCAGGAAACTGCAAACGGTCGTGGGTACAGCACATCCCTCtacaggccccacccccaggacctgGGCACCCAGAACGCTTTGAACAACTCTCTCTGCCACAAAAGCAGAGTAGGTGTCAAGGAGTTTCCAACTTAAGCGTCACTTCAAGGTGATGGCACTCTGCAGTGACCCCACACACCCAGAAACAACTGTGTccctcaccacctcctccctctcactGAGTCCCATCAGTTTCGTCTCCTAAACCCCCCCTTACCTCCACATCCACAaccctctcccctgtcccatcACAGCTGCGTCCCAGCCAGGCTGTCCAACTGGACCTGACACCGCACCAGAGGGGCCCCTCTAAGGCCACACGGACTACGCTAGCCCACATAAGCAGCCAGCCACGCtcctcaaataaacaatcaaatCTAATCCATTGCTCAAAGGCCTCGACTGGTTTGGCCCATACTCTGCTGTCCCCTCACTCTTTCCTCTGCTCGGTCCCCTCCTGCCTGATGGATGCCCAGGAGCTCCCACTGCTCTTCCCTTGCAAACTGAGTTTGGCCACTACCTCTGCAGGGCACGTCCCTACCTTGCTGACGGTCCAGACCCCACCTTTTATTATGTGCTCACCGCTGTACCCTAGCAGCCCAGTAAATGTgttcaactattttttaaagtatttacgGTCTGATCAGTTTTTATTATAGTGAGACCTACCTAATAGCTCTTctcaaaaataacttttataaaataaaaatagcacacaTCCACTTACAGTAAGGCCAAATTTAAAAGctatttgtgccctggctggtgtggctcagtggattgagcgcaggcctgcaaactgaaaggtcgctagttcgattcccagtcagggcatgtgcctggactgtgggccaggcccccagatgggggcgtgcgagaggcagccaactgacaGGCGCATGTCTCGCAcgtcgacgtttctctccctccttctccctcccttaccctctctctgaaagtaaataaataaaatctttttttaaaaaagctatctgtattagttttctgaacattaaaatattatcagACTATTCCTACTATACATTTACATACTTGAATAGTTTAATCGGTTTATCGGCCATATTTGTCTCTAACACTATGTCATAAGCAGTGTTCTAAACACCACTTATCTCTgtaaaatctcatttttaatcACTCATGGTCCTCTTTATAGTTGCATTTTACCGTTAATCAACTTGAAATTGCTGATCCTGCAATCCACTCCACCGGCCATAACATACTTTAACACTGTTGTGTAAGTTATCTCCGAGCCTCCTGGAGGTCTTCCTTCACCtgtgtctcttcccttccttaCGCTGTTATCTTTGAAAAATGCCTGTTAGatctctcagcaaaatgggactCACTATTGGTACAATAAAAGTCTACCTGAAAACTAAAAACCCCACCGCTTTGGATTACTTTGAACACCAAGGTCGGTGACAGCCTCATTCAACCCCCACGGCTAGCAGCTCATGGCCAGCCTTCCCCAAAGACAGTGCTTCTGAGCTCCCCCCATGCACAGAAGCGAACTGACACTGAGCTGAGAAAAGGTACAGACTGGTCACTTACACCAGCAGTAAACGACAAATCCCTAATGAGGGTTTGAGCAGCAAGTCCCATAGGAGAGAGCGGTCCCACCAGGTGGCCAGTCCTGGGCCTGCACGAGAGAGAGCGCAGAGGAGTCTGGGAAGGGCTTCCaagtggggcgggggcggggcataGATGGCGAGGACTAGGCAATGGTATGCCACCTGGGTTCATTTGTAAACCAAGAGAGAAGTGAAAGCTAAGAAAATTCTCTAAATTCTCTCACAGTTAAATTAGCCTTTAGCTCTCTGATATGTAAAAAGGTACAGGAAAAGAAACTGGCTTCATACAGGTAAATATTTCAGTgctacaaaatgaaatattttgttgttgcCACAACTATTAAGAACATGATTAATGGCAATAATAAtcatttataatcatttataaaaAGGAACGTTATTTTAAACGTGATCATTGAAAACAACATATTTCCTTATTAATTCTCTTATCTATAATCCCTACCtgtgtaaggaagaaataaaaactacagaATTCAGGAATTCTGACCCCTGCTACTAGACACTTTTTCAACTAAAGTACAGTAAATTCATTTAAATGACcttacattttcctctttttaaaatacatgttttagaaaaaaaatttacagaaagaaaaactcattCTACCACTAAAAGTCAATCATTTTTAACATTCCTGGGCTTTTAACATTTCCAGTTAAATTATAACAAACTTACAGATTATAACCTGCTTTTCTCATTCAAGTAGCACAAATACCATCCCATATCATTAAATATTTCCCAGatcatttaaaatatctatgTAGTACTCTAGCATATGAATCAGTACAACTTAACTCATGCTCTGCTGCTGAAAACCTGGGCTGCCGTCAATCTCCCCACGGCTGAGCACAACACTGCGGAGAGGACGGGGAAACCCTCTGCGCACCCCTACAGCCGCGCTACCGGCAGGGCGCCTGGCTCACACAGCATCCAGTTTGAGGGCCACGCTCTCTCTCATCCACATTACACTGTCCTCCTCAACTGAAACCGCCGACCAACACCACCAGGATTAATTGGCTAAAATCCAGAACATAAAAACATCTCCAACAGTCTGGGTCACTAACGGACACCGCCTCTCACGCAGTCACGTGATCTCTGGGACCCTCGCGACAACTTCCAAAAGCACTTACTGTTGGGGTGGAACATCTCGCAGGTGAATCTCATCTTTGGGGGACTTAGCGGGTAATCGAGTGGGAAACTCAGGATGGCAGGAAACACACCAAACTCAAAGCAAGTGTCTTCTGGGCCCCTGAAAGACATAAAATACACAGGGCTTGAAGGCAGATTTTTCCAATGTCTATCACACTTAGAAATGAGTTCAGGGAATTTTTACTGCTTTGTTGCACGTGAAAAGATTATCTAAATACTAAGGATGAATAGCTACTTTTTTCTAAATGGAAAATAATGTCTCACTGTCCTGTTCCAACCCGGTTTAAATCTTAGGTACACGCATGAAGACATAGTTACAGGTGGTTTTTCCATTAACAGAGGTAACAGTGGAGCAGCAGAACCTCCACCCTCATAGGATCAGAGGAAAAAGCAAGGCCAGCACTGCAGGATCCCAAGGACTTTGCCTTTCTGTGTATGCGGCACAATTACATTTTAGGAGAAGGATATGAATTATGGCGCACGTTACAGCAAGATTCTATTGTCACAAATAAATAAGGGGATGAGAGTTGTTTTCCaaaagctattttttatttttagatacaccTCAGAAGAAATTTCTGTAACCTTCCAGAAACAGGTAAAGAGCACACGCGTGGTCCCTGCCGGGTTCCCCACAGAGGCCCGGATGTGCACATGCAGCAATGCTGTAAGCAAACCCTGACCTGCAGCCCTAAGCTTGGGGCCACACCCTGCACCTACACGGTCACCTAAGCACTCACGGTGGCTAGGCTGTGCGTGCCTCATCTGCCTGGGTTTACCAGCTCCTCGTGTGGAAAGAGGCAGAAATGGGCTAAACCACTTCTCAAAGTCCCACCACATTTCAAAACTCTACATGCAGAAATGCACTCTCTTGCTCCGTGTACAGTACACTGGCCAGCAGGAGGGGGAGTGAGAGCCACCAGCTCACACCCTAAGGGAGATGAGCTCCTCCACCCCACACAAAGGACGTCTACAACTTCTGCATTAAAGTAGTTAACCCCTCTCAGACCATCCTTCCTGTGTAAACTTTTACAGAAAACAGAACTGCCGAATGACAGCTACAGACACTGCAAGAGCGGCGACCACGCTGGCTGTGACCCATTGATTCAGTAAGAAAAGAAGCCCCACGCTATTCCTGCGAACCAAGAGGGAGCCCCCCAGGACCGCCTGCCCCTGTCCACGCCACTGGCCGGACACATCAGCCCTGCAGAGTGAGGGGCCGCCACAGGGCCCAGCCTCGACCAGCCAGGCCTGCTGCCTCTCAGAGCACTGCGTCGGCCAAACAGTCGGTCTGATGTTTTTTCCGAGCGATGGCTCTAGCgtttggttgtctttaacttcactcaaaacaattttgttagacagtcttatgacagctgtcatatcagcatgcattaaaaaaaaatcaaaactggtgaatttttgtgtggccatattaatactgaagatggaataTGCAACATTGTCAGCATATTCTGCTTGGctatttcaagaaagatagaaatgcaactgaaacgcaaaaaaagatttgtgcagtgtatggaggcgtgctgtgactgatcgaacatgtcaaaagtggtttgtgaagtagcgctggagatttctcgctggagatttctcactggactaTGCTACAGTCAggaagaccagttgaagttggtaaCAATCAcgttgagacattaactgagaacaatcaacatcataccatgtgggagacagccaacatactcaaaatatccaaatcaataaagttatcggtgaaaatgaaaaacacgtcttttaaggaaaaaaactaaacggactttttggccaatgcaataaataaatacaagacaTGGCACAGGAacgaaattaaaatatatttattctaaaacaacctacatacattttaaaaattgttttttaaaagtacaagttTAAgtcttaatgtaattattttgattcagtgaaattttaaaaatgtatatagatTTGCAAATAGTAGAAACAATATTTATCTCCAcaattaaaggaaaaagacaaaaatttcaaaaagaaactaaacagagctttattttcatttggtgTTGGCACTCAGGGCTCTCGACACGGCCACAGCAGAACCAGACCGAGTCACCAGCCTGGGAGACTGGGCTGCAGTAAAATAGTCAAAATAGGAACGAGACAAGAAGTGTTCGGTGGaggtaaatattttcaatttaagaGACAAACCCTGGTTCTGGAAACTGTGTCCCTGCTACTTCGGGAGAAGCCACAGTGAATAGCTACTTTGTTCTGGCGGGTGTCACTGCACGACAGCGCCCAGGGCCTTGGCCTGAAACCAGGACAGGAAAGCCACATGAAGAGgcggtgtggggggtggggctcttGGAAGAGAGGTGGCCCAGCCGCACCGTGGGGAAGGGTGTCCAGCCTGGGACAGGGCTGTAGGCCACCACCACCGGGCAGCTCCAGCCCTCTATGCTCTTCCCGAACGATGCCCTGGAAGCCCTTCTTTCTGGAAACAGGGTCAGCACGGCCCACACACGCGAGAGATTTCCAATCAGCCCATGCTTCTTTTCCAGCAGGAGAGCTCAAAGCAGATGGTAAGTGCCTTTCCATTCTTACCCCCCATGTCTTTCTGGTGAAAGGTGTAAGGAAGTGCTGCTTTCACGTAAGCAAAGCTGGGATAAAGTGACTGGCCCAGGTCCTAAATCAGTTCAGTCTGGAGTTAGGAGAGCACGGTTCAAACTCCTAACCCAGAGGCTGGGCAAACAGAGATGCTATCTTTAAAAGCAACAGTGTTACTATGTCAGGAATGCGTGCCAGTGCTTCAATCTTTCTGGCACCTCTGATTCAGGAGAGAAAAGTATGTCTGGGTAATGTTTTTGGAATGAGCCAAATGGTACTTGCTCAATACTTTGATAACAGTTCTTTGTTTCTCATAATagtgctttctttaaaattaaaaaaaaaaaaaatcccctgggTCGTCTGCAGCCTCATAAACATGATCAAACATTTCCTAAAGTGCTCCCACATCTTAAATATCAAAGCCATTTTCAAATGCTCTGGTTCGCTACTGGTTTAAAACCAGGCTTCCTGTCTCTTCCAGAGGCCCTGGTGCCCGGGACGAGCCTGCAGCTGGGCCCATGTGGGCAGTGGCATGCCAGCTGACTGATGGAAACACTAGCGAGTAAATTCCTGAACCAAGAGAGGGAGACataattagtattatttttgGACAAGTTTTAGTGCCATCCTCCAACTAATAAAGAAGTGATAGTCTCATTTCTCCTTCACCGAAGGCCTCATCTCAAAAtcttcaggggaaaaaatgtacaagaaaaaGGTAACAAAACATTTATCTGAGACAAATATACACTCTTCAAagcctaaaaattattttccatcttACTGATTAAAATAGTGGGCTGAATTATGTCAGGGCTCTGAGACAAGTACTTATCTATTTGTTGAGACAggtattaaaacaaaatacctgTGCTCCATTCTGTAAAGGAAATTGTTCTAAATCGTTCCTTCTGAGGACTGGCTCAGGTGAGTCCGATGCTAAGGAGCAAAACTGAGAGCAACACCAAGGTCTAACCCTAACCACTGTTCAcagtgcctgctctgtgcaggggacagctgcctgctgccaccgCCCAGAGCCCCGGCACCCCGATTCCGTGCCATCCATGACAACTGATCACCGCCGGAGCTTGCCACACCTGGTGTGAACCACCTGCGCTGAGGCGTGTCCCAGCACCACAGCCCACACGATTCTCCGGCAGGTGGTGAAGAAGCTGTTCCCTTTTCAGGTTTGTCACAGCGCATGAACAAAATGCCTCATACATATGACAAGggtttaaacaacagagattGTAAACCCATCCGTTAGTACTTAAACTTGAACTGGATCAACTAAACTTGAACCGGACAATTATGCTCTATAACCACCTGggccacaaaaaagaaaggcACACCACTTCATAAACAGAAGTATCCCCAATAGAGCCTGGCAGGCCATGAGGGTGCCAATGTCACAGCACAGTCAACACATTCATTCCCCAAGGAATGGCGATGAAACCCACAGTGAGGCCCACTTCACAGCCggcaggcagctgggaggaggcaACACCAAGTCAGggggaaagcagagaaaagaaaaccctcacATGCTGCTGGTGGAAACGCAAAATGGTGAGtgagctactgtggaaaacagtttgactgTTTCTTAAAACATCAAACAGACTTAGTCTACCCTCCAGCAACTCTACTCCTGTGTATCTGGCCAAGAGAAAGGGAAATGCATGTCCACACAGACACTTCACAGCAGCGCTGCAGCCTAAACACGGCGACACCCAATTGTCCGTCAGCTGGCGAGTGGACACACCAGATGTGGCCCATCACACAGCGGGACACGACTCGGCAGCAAAAAGGGAAGAACCACCAACACTCGGCAACATAGAGGAAGAACTCAGTCCATGCACCACACTGAGTGccagaagtcagacacaaagggCTAGATGTTTATGATTCCATTCGCGGTGGaagtccagaaaaggcaaatctagcAAGTCCCAAAGTAGAGCAGAGCTGCCTgtggctgaggtgggggtggggactgactgcaGATGGGCGTAAGGACGTTCTTGGAAATGCTCTACAACTGGATTGTGGAGATGACcacaaaattcatatatttactAAAGTCACTGACTTGTACACTCAATACGGGGCAGTTTATGCCGTGTAAGTTACATATCAACAGAGCTGTGGAAAACTTGACAGCAGGGGACAAGGCCGCAGGCCACACCAGGGCATCTCGCCCTCAGCACAGGGGCGGTGTGGGCCAGGCACTCCCACGCTGCGTGCTGCAGGGTGCTCAGCAGACGCAGCAGCGGAGCCCCTACTCCCCAGCTGTGATAACCAACCAACAGCGCCTCCGGGCACTGCCCCATGTCCCGCGGGGAGAAACCAACCCCAGCGGACAACACTGGTCTGGGCCTGTTGTTCCCTAATTTGCTTCTTCTGCTCTATGACCACTGGGGACACTTCTCCAGGCCAGTATGTGATTCCGCCTGAACCTGTGCAGAGCCACGTGGCATCCCACCGTATGGGTGACCGTAAGTCACACCAGACGACGACGTGCCCGCATCGCTGCAGCAGTGCTGCAGGGAACGTCCTCACGCGCCATCTGCACAGTACTTCTGAGGAAGGAATCCCTGGGGTTGGGACTGCTGGGTCAGACAGCATACGATACACACCGTGAGCGTCTACTTTAGCGTCTTGGGTTTATTTCAGAGGGCACGACACCCATGAGAGACGGATGCTCTGTGACAGTCCTCTGGAAACGAGAAAGCCTGAGGAAGGCTGGCTGCTGCGACCATGACGTTCACACCTAGTGTGAGCCAAGCACAGCCCTAGAGAAATGAAAGCCTGGGAACCCTCACACCCATGGTCACAAGCAGCTGGGCCCCGAGTGTGCCACAGTAATGTGGGAGCGAGTCAGCCGAAGTCCTCAACCATTCAGGAAGGGGAAGTCCTTGTCATTTTACCCCAGTCGACAGATCCCCCCTGGTCTGGACAGGGAACAGCAGCTAGGCCACAGACCAGGCAAGGAGGTCACCACTGCCAGCTGCTTCGAGAACGCCAGGGCCAGACAGAAACAAGGCGGCAGAATCCCAAGGGGCTTCACGCTTTCTCCAGCCACTGAGGATAAACAGCTGTCCTGCACCGCAGAGCTCTCTGTCCTGCTGAAGGGCCCTGAAACAGAACATCCACCCCCACGGTAAAGGACCTCAGACAGCTCCCCACACCAAGGCCAGGGGCCAGCGAGGTCATGCAGCCAGAGACTCTGAAACAGCAAGCTGCTAGTCTACAAGGATGCTGGATCTCTTTGTTCTGATCCAGGTAAGTGACGGTAAGAGAGGCAGTGACTGGCTCAAGACCATAAAACCACGGCAGCCATACAGCCTTGCTGGCCGACCTCCCTGGGGCTGCCGGGAAGCCCCTACCCTTCCTACTGAGGGGTGTGCTCCAACGCCAACATCAGTGCAACGGAGTCCTGAGAGTGATTTAGAGAAAAGGCTGTGGCACGTCTGTTATTTAATTCTCCCCTGTTCATCAATGTGTTGCGCTCCCACCCCAGTCCCTCAATCTCGTTCTTTCAGGGCAGAGCCTCGGGGTCGCCCCTGACAGGCCTGTATCAGTGGACAAGGGCCCTAGTAACAGGCGCTCGGCATTTGTGTCTGGAACATGTGAAAGAATGTTTTCTTCCTGGCACAGCGAAATGAAGGCCCCAAAAGTAAGCTGCAGACTCTAGAAAATGAGACAAGCGTGGCTTTTATAAGCACTAGGGTATGGAAGAAACTCTGGGAATGgtcaaagaataaaaagaaagaaaagaggaccTATCGCTAAGTAGGAAAACTCAGCCAGCTGTCTGCCAAGACAAGAGGGCGAGCCGAACCAGTGAGAGGACAGTTAATTCCTTAATAGATGTTTTCAGCACACTGGTGAACGGCCTCTTGTTTGTGAAAGGGTCTGGAACGGGACCAAAACCCACAAACTCACCAGATCCTGCAGCCGGGGAATTCCACACTAAAGCAAAAAGCCTTATTCAAACACAAAAGTGCTCTACCTAAAAAATAGTTCTAATTACTTTTTAAGACAGGTTCtcaaaatattgatttaattttatactGTTTATCTAAAATTAGTAATCGTTATCCTAACAGATTTTTAACAATAACTACTATTAAAAAACCAAAGTGAAAGGCTCATGTGTCCCTTTAAGGGCTTTTAAACAGTCTCTTGTTTGCACATAGCCATTATCTTGTAGAGACAAAAGGCCTatcaggtgcccagggacctcCACACTCAGAAAGGCCTTCCAAAATCTGCCCCTGCGACCTAGCCTGCTGCTTGGGGGCACGCGTCTGTGTGAGCACCAAGGAGTGCATGTGGAGCAGTGAGTGAGAAAAGCGGGGTACGCAGCAAGCTCCTACAGCATGATCTCGTTTCTTCAAAAATACAGCCccagctggtgcggctcagtggatggcgtgctggcctgcaaacccaagggtcaccggttcgattctcagtcagggctcatgcctgggttgcaggccaggccccctagTGGGGGTcacacatgagaggcaagcacacattgatgtttctctccctctctttctcctttccttcccctctctctaaaaataaataaataaaaactccaaaaaaaa contains the following coding sequences:
- the UBE2G2 gene encoding ubiquitin-conjugating enzyme E2 G2 isoform X1, translating into MAGTALKRLMAEYKQLTLNPPEGIVAGPMNEENFFEWEALIMGPEDTCFEFGVFPAILSFPLDYPLSPPKMRFTCEMFHPNIYPDGRVCISILHAPGDDPMGYESSAERWSPVQSVEKILLSVVSMLAEPNDESGANVDASKMWRDDREQFYKIAKQIVQKSLGL
- the UBE2G2 gene encoding ubiquitin-conjugating enzyme E2 G2 isoform X2 gives rise to the protein MRFTCEMFHPNIYPDGRVCISILHAPGDDPMGYESSAERWSPVQSVEKILLSVVSMLAEPNDESGANVDASKMWRDDREQFYKIAKQIVQKSLGL